DNA sequence from the Coregonus clupeaformis isolate EN_2021a chromosome 13, ASM2061545v1, whole genome shotgun sequence genome:
GCCATCCCCCACATGAAGTACTACTACGTCTTCCTCTGTTTTGTATACATCATCTCTCTGGTTAGTccatagctctggtccagggtgttactaactagctctggtccagggtgttacGTGCGGCCAGCATCAGCTAGTTGGTCCAGTTGATAAAACTCAAAAGTTGTTCACTTTCCTATAGAAGTACAATTTAAGAAAACATAATATACATTTCAGCTGAACTATGTTGGGGCCTATAGCACAACCCATAGTCACTGGCCTAATGCATGTACCTGTATTTCCATTTTGGTTCatttctgctgtgtgtgtgtgtgtctgtgtgtgtgtattgggtctAGGTGAGCAACGCCTTCGTCATGACTGGCATCTACGTGGACCGTAGTCTCCACAGGTAATCAGACCTCTTTTATCTCATTaacataatacagtataatacttcCTTCATAGACATGTGTGGGAGCACGTCCTACTCCCCAATCTCCTTTACATGACATTTATATTAATATTGTTAGATATTTATGTTATGATCTTACCTTACAGCCCCAAGTACATTGCTGTGTTCAACCTGGCCTTCACAGACTTGTTTGAGAGCACGGCCCTGGTCCCCAAGCTGCTGGATATGTTCCTGTTCAGCAGACAGCTCATCTCCTACGACCAGTGCCTCACTAGcctcttcttcatcttcctcttcctcaccatGCAGTCCTTCAACCTCACCATCCTCTCCTATGACAGGCTGGTGGCCATCTGTTGCCCACTCAGGTCTCAGATAATAAATCAAATCATAAACTAAATTAAAATTCAAAAAGCCTACATTATGTGACCCTTATGGGATAAATAACGTATTTTTAATTGAATGATTAGATTTATTTGACAATTTATTCAAAAttattttgaaaaatgtattaaataaaaaatatgttttaacacACCATATGTATCCATATGGATACACTGTATTTAAAATATATAGAAGGATATAGTTACCTGGCAGCGGAGCCACCTTCATCACAGAGGTTTACCCAGGGTGAGGCTTGGCCATTGCACTCGGGCCGTGCTGACTCCTGCAAGTTCCCCAAATGTGGGAATCTCGACTGAATAATTATAAAACCATTGAGGATAATAACACGATAAAGTTGAACAGATTATTATttcccacagagatcctattaaattactagaggggctatgtcatcAACCCTCAAAGTTCCATTCTAGTGTTCTTTCCAGGTACCACATGATGGTGACTCACAGGTCCATGCTCCGGCTGACTGGGGCTGCCTGGACGTTTGCTGTGTTGATGGTGTTGATCTCTGTGGGCCTCATCACCCGCCTCTCTTTCTGTAGGTTAGTATGTACCATGTTGTAGTGCAATGACTCTACAGCAAAGCATAGCTTCTGTGAATATAGCTTAATCtgatcaatcaaatcaaactttatttcaAGTGCATTTAAAATTGCAAAACACTTCACAGTAAACCAATAAAATGAAGGAGATTAAAAAAACAGAATgttatgttgttgttgtcaaTTGTCAGGTTGTTGTAAAGGTTAAATTTAAATGATGTCTTTGACTCAGTGCTGTAAAGTTGATGGCTCAATGTTGTCATTAACTCAGTTCCTCTTGAATGTGAGACTAATTCCAACAGATAAGGAGGTGAACCTGTAGCCGAAAGGTCACGGGTTTGTAACCCTGGAGAAAACAtgagcagaagacacatttctgttGTTCGCTCTGATATCTGGacaatgtattgtattgtaggtCTCTGGTGATCAACAGCTACTTCTGTGACCACGGTCCCCTGTTCCGTCTGGCGGCCCCCTGTTCTGATGTGGTCCCTAACCTGATGATGGCGTATATCAATCCCTGTGTAGCCCTCTATCTCCCCATGGTCTTCATCATatcatcctacatctgtatcacaCACGCCCTGTTCAACATCACATTGCCCCAGGACAGGTGAGAAGTAATCCAGATTGGTATCAGTAAGTCAAGTCAAGTCATTAAGTAGCCTTGTCCAAGCCAAAACGGCCCATATACTGATTGGTGTGAGGCCTCAGAAATATGTTGTTAGAGTGATGGACTTGTTAGAGTGATAAATGCTGGGAAATATTGAGAATACAATTAAACTTACTGGATAGAtgatcacatactgtatatatgtaggtatacatacatacatacctctctccctccacctctctctctctctctctctctctctctctcccagactcaGAGCCATTAAGACATGCAGCTCACACCTAATACTGGTGGCCATATTCTACTTGCCTGTTATTTTAACATACGTCCTCCAAACCCTCGTACCAACCAACGCCCGGATCATCAATCTCTCCCTGACCTCGGTACTGCCACCCATGCTCAACCCCATCATATACGTTCTGAAGACGGAGGAGTTTAAGGTATCGGCCAAGAAGCTATTCAGAAGAGGGGCCCAGAGAACTGTGGCGCAGGTCAAACCAACATGAAGTACTTGAATTATTTATCttcaaaataaaatgtttataTTAAGTCTATAAGCCTTTATAGCCATTAAGAAATAACAAATATCAGTGTGACATCAtgatttaatgtatttatttaatgtATATTTTGATATTCTTATATTTAGAACAGTGGCGGTCcatgccgtttaagatgagggaggatgattatttatttatgaacatggccttatttctattacagcgtaTTGGATGActatcattcatattccattcacccagctcaaggtaacagcgataggtttaggctactacatgatactcaaatatttcctatacccatcatgaggttgctacaacctagcctacgaatgaaagtttacaacgcaggtgcacaggttgagagaacattttgagtaatcaaggtgaccgacagtgacacattcaataccgccttgcacactcttgcctgcatctagctgatctagggtgtaatcattagtccaacagttgcaaacgagagtttctattggacaaattcaggtatgtttatccccgtttcgttccgtttgcttccctttaagaaatgtttttcaacagaatcggcggaatgaatacacccctaatcacacgcaaacacagttcactttcatagcagccacatacaaacagcatgatcactttgctcgttgtagaATTCgagcacacacagcctacatcgttgtcaccatattagctaacgttatAGTCAAGATAGCTACTAGATCTAACGCGTTAGtgaacctgctacaatcatgcagtacagtgtacagtcagcaggcagtttagcagttacaccagtgggccccggtggcaataaattaataaaaccaaaagcttaccttgacttggaagagttccagtgttggatagccactgccagctagctaacatagcatacCTCTAGGTttggtattgaagtcaatgtacccagaggtggacggaaactagctgtcttccggctacaccatggcgcTACCCTACAGAGAGCTGCTGTAGacattcattgcaaaacagtgtgttttaatcaattatttggaaTGTGAAGTTTTATCTAAAacggaggatggtcctccccttcctcctctgaggagcctccactgatttagAAGTACTTGAAGTGTCGAGTTTATTGATATCTCTCTTTTGCTATCTCGGTTGCTATCTCTACTTGTTTTTTTGTTTGGAAGAATGCTATGTGTAGCTagtggagtcaatggaatggcatcaaacacatcaaagccgtggtttccattgactccattccagacgttattatgagccgtccactGGTGTAGCTACAGTGAATGAGTGTATTGTTGCTTCACTTAATTAAGTGAAGTGGTATGAAAAAAAGTTTTTGTAAAATATGTACATTATGTCTATATGTGTTTAAAGAGCTTCTGTTTTTCTGCTCGTTAAGAAGAACGAGATTTGAGTCTGGAGGATTTGATGTGGGTGTGTCATGTTCGCTTTATCGTATTGAACATGTTTACATCTACATCATCAGCAAGCTGTCAAACTATCGTAAATAAAGCACAAGCTGCTACAAACTGTTTATCAGTCCCCAAAATCACTAGCTAGGTAAGTTCCATCTCTGTGTTTGTCAATAACGCTAGCTAGTACAAGTAGCAAGCCACGTTATCTAAATCAGCTTATCAAGTCACTGGTGAGTGGCGAAGTGTGTCCTTCGGTGCCATTTTGTTTTTACAACTTTCTCACTATCTATTACCAGAGTGTGTCAGTCTGGCATCAGTGTTTCATCGGGAATCATATTACTAAACAGTCTAGCGGCGGGACCAAAGATGCACACAAATGGGTTTTGAATTTTCAAATATTGACAACTGGCAGTTGGGAGTGAtcactatcaaacacatcaaCAAGTCGCCATGCCATAAACAGCCTAGGGGCCAAGtggatcagaccctttttttcaattttcgcataaaatgacatacccaaatctaactgcctgtagctcaggacctgaagcaaggatatgtatattcttgataccatttgaaagaaaacacttggaggtttgtggaaatgtgaaatgaataatataatatatataggcgcaatttagattttggccactagatggcagcagtgtgtgtgcaaagtttcagattgatccagtgaagcattgcaatactggactattttgtgtcaAGTCTGCCCAactgtgccgaattggtcaattgatacattttcaagtacataactatagagaacataaaaaatgatatggtaatacaaaatgtaagtttgcacactcccaggaatgtcatacatgatggatcattagcttatacactaactttcacacatctagatggccgggcagggttggtgtggagacagcaggggttcaaactggacaacccagttcctacatttgaatataaaaatggatttcatCAAACAGAACTATGCTACGAGGATGGAATGTAAAGTGTATGCCTCATATCTATCAAAAATGGAGCATATATTTATACCAATCAGTCTTTATAGACTTTTATCCATAGCAAGGCCTAGGCAGCCACTATAGTGTCCAAAAATCTCTCCAAAATGTCACATTTATTAAGCATAGTTATTTTCATGCATATAACTTCTCAAAAAAGCCGTTTTATGACCAAAATCATATTCTTTAGTGTCGACAATAATTTGTTCATGTTTTCATGAGGGTTTTGAGATTAGGTCCCTGAATGGTCAAAAACCTAATCAAATAGAAGTATGTTTGTAGCACAAAATATCTTCCAGGTaggccctctctcactctctctcatcaTGTCACAAGCTGACAGGCTCCCAGAGGCAGGGCCATGAAAGGACCCAGCTCACTCAACTGCCCCTCGCCTCTCCAACAGCCATCAGCCCAGAACATCCTGAAGACAGAACATCAAAAACCAGAACATCCTGAAGACAGAACATTTAAAACCAGAATGTCCTGAAGACAGAACATCTAAAACCAGAACATCCTGAAGACAGAACATCTAAAACCAGAACATCCTGAAGACAGAACATCTAAAACCAGAACATCCTGAAGACAGAACATCTAAAACCAGAACATCCTGAAGACAGAGCATCTAAAACCAGAACGTCCTGAAGACAGAACATCTAAAACCAGAACATCCTGAAGACAGAACATCTAAAACCAGAACGTCCTGAAGACAGAACATCTAAAACCAGAACATCCTGAAGACAGAACATCTAAAACCAGAACGTCCTGGAGACAGAACATTTAAAACCAGAACATCCTGAAGACAGAGCATCTAAAACCAGAATGTCCTGAAGACAGAACATCTAAAACCAGAACATCCTGAAGACAGAACATCTAAAACCAGAATGTCCTGAAGACAGAACATCTAAAACCAGAACATCCTGAAGACAGAACATCTAAAACCAGAACATCCTGAAGACAGAACATCTAAAACCAGAACATCCTGAAGACAGAACATCTAAAACCAGAATGTCCTGACGACAGAACATCTAAAACCAGAACATCCTGTAGACAGAACATCTAAAACCAGAACATCCTGAAGACAGAACATCTAAAACCAGAACATCCTGAAGACAGAACATCTAAAACCAGAATGTCCTGAAGACAGAACATCTAAAACCAGAACATCCTGAAGACAGAACATCTAAAACCAGAACATCCTGAAGACAGAACATCTAAAACCAGAACATCCTGAAGACAGAACATCTAAAACCAGAACATCCTGAAGAAAGAGCATCTAAAACCAGAACATCCTGAAGACAGAACATCTAAAACCAGAACATCCTGAAGACAGAACATCTAAAACCAGAACATCCTGAAGAAAGAGCATCTAAAACCAGAACATCCTGAAGACAGAACATCTAAAACCAGAACATCCTGAAGAAAGAGCATCTAAAACCAGAACATCCTGAAGACAGAACATCTAAAACCAGAACATCCTGAAGAAAGAGCATCTAAAACCAGAACATCCTGAAGACAGAACATCTAAAAGAAGATCTGGGAATCCTTTCCTCCTCATGGAGCTTGTTGAAGGTGAGTTGAATATTCAATGTGATGTTTTTATATAGATACATATTATTTAAGAATgatatgtattaaaaatgaagGCTATTTATCCATTGAGCAGTAGCCATTGTTTTTATTCATAATATTTGTAGACAATAGCTTCTGCCCTCTTAGGTTCTATTTGACCCTCTTATTATATGAAAACCTCTCAGACTAGAAAGTATGATTAGAAAGTATGATTAGAAAGTATGATTAGAAAGTATGACAAACTATGATAAGAAACTATGAACAACTATGACgccgtgtctgtgtgtttgtgagtgattATCTATTATATAATTGTGTAATATTACTCTATCTCTCAATGTATAACAATTCACTCAATGTATACCAAAGTAACACATATTTAACAACGTTTCAATGTTTTGTATTACAACAGTTCTGAAAGACAATGACATCCAATTTTTAGGGAATGATTAATACAATGTGCTACATAGTGTGCATCTGTGATAACTTTATGCaatagatctctctctctctctctctctgtctctgtctctctctctctctctctctctctctctctctctctctctctctctctctctctctctctctctctctctctgtctctgtctctgtctctctctctctctctctctctctctctctctctctctctctctctctctctctctctctctctctctctctctctctctctgtctctgtctctgtctctctctctctctctctctctctctcgtctctctctctctctctctctctctctctgtctctgtctctgtctctctctctctctctctctgtctctctctctctctctctctctctctctctgtctctctctctctctctctctctctctctctctctctctctctctctctctctctctctctctctctctctctctctctctctctctctctctctctctcttatgacTTCTAGGGAGTGTTTCCTAGATGCTGTGCTTCGGCATATGCATCGATTGGTCTTAGGTTTTTAGACTGGGTATCTGTAaaacactttgtgacaactgctgatgcaaAAAGGGGTTTTAAGAAATACATTTGGTTGATTGACAGTACAGACTTTTAGTACAGACATTTaacaatgttattattattattatttattattattattattattattattattatgttacagGTGAGACATACTCAGAAATGTCAACATCTTGTCAAGTCAAAGCAGGGCCTTATGGGTAAACCTCCAGACTCCATGAGCTTGGAGGAGCTGACTGTGAGTGACGCTCTAcgacctcttcttctctccccagACAATCATGTTCAGTAGCGCCAACTTACAAGAGTGGGTTTACAGGGCAGTGATGAAAACAGTTTACATGAGCGCTAATTCAAACATACAATGATATATATTTGATACAATTACCCATTCAAAACTGTTGTTACAAAATCACTTCTCATTGTGTACATTTCAAGGTTTCACACAAACATAAAACAACTATTTAGTTCATGTTTCTCGAACACACTGTTGAGTTTCCTGTTTACTAAAGAACAATCATTATGACAAAACACAAAACGTTGTAATAGAATCTGTATACATGTCATTCTATACTGAAAACAGCTACATTCTGAAAGATTTTGGTGTTGTTGATGTGATAACACCATTTTTATTCATGTCTCAATTTAGGATAATaccgtttatttttatttgactTAAATTGTATTATTCATGTTGtttcatatataatatatatatatatatatatatatatatatatatatatatatatatatatatatatattgaatatAATTCATATATATCTAATACACTAACAAGCAATGCAAGCAGATGTGGAATTAACCCCAAAACAGTTGTGTGTCTTTTTGGATCAAGAATTGATCAAGAATACCAATAGGTATGATCAGATCCTCTATCCTATTCAGCCAAAAAATGCAAATCCATAAACTCGAAACAATAAAACATTGAAAACCTTAACATGACTACTGGTGATGTCATTCTTTTTCGTCACCATCCATCAATAGTTGAATTGCATTATTTTTTTCTTTGTACATGCACCGAGTTTCCATGCACCTGGAGCCAATCAACGTGGTAAATGAAAAATACCCAAATAAAACATATGTGAAAAGATGTGGTCAAAGTAAAGCTTCActgtttattttattatattattataaatgttTTGCTACAACAACCAGGTCTTCCTAACATTTGCCAGCTAGGGCTGTAagtagggctgtaactagggctgtaactagggctgtaagtagggctgtaactagggctgtaactagggctgtaactagggctgtaactagggctgtaagTAGGGCTGTAagtagggctgtaactagggctgtaactagggctgtaagTAGGGTTGTAACTAGagctgtaactagggctgtaactagggctgtaactagggctgtaactagggctgtaagtagggctgtaactagggctgtaactagggttgtaactagggctgtaactagggctgtaactagggctgtaagtagggctgtaactagggctgtaactagagctgtaactagggctgtaactagggctgtaactagggctgtaactagggctgtaagtagggctgtaactagggctgtaactagggctgtaactagggctgtaagtagggctgtaactagggctgtaactagggctgtaactagggctgtaagtagggctgtaactagggctgtaactagagcagtaactagggctgtaactagggctgtaactagggctgtaactagggctgtaagTAGGGCTGTAAGTacggctgtaactagggctgtaactagggctgtaactagggctgtaactagggctgtaactagggctgtaactagggctgtaactagggctgtaagtagggctgtaactagagctgtaactagggctgtaactagggctgtaactagggctgtaactagggctgtaagtagggctgtaactagggc
Encoded proteins:
- the LOC121580073 gene encoding olfactory receptor 146-like, which produces MSSLTSDVNQTENINTIIRPPYFFISGFIAIPHMKYYYVFLCFVYIISLVSNAFVMTGIYVDRSLHSPKYIAVFNLAFTDLFESTALVPKLLDMFLFSRQLISYDQCLTSLFFIFLFLTMQSFNLTILSYDRLVAICCPLRYHMMVTHRSMLRLTGAAWTFAVLMVLISVGLITRLSFCRSLVINSYFCDHGPLFRLAAPCSDVVPNLMMAYINPCVALYLPMVFIISSYICITHALFNITLPQDRLRAIKTCSSHLILVAIFYLPVILTYVLQTLVPTNARIINLSLTSVLPPMLNPIIYVLKTEEFKVSAKKLFRRGAQRTVAQVKPT